Proteins encoded within one genomic window of Triticum aestivum cultivar Chinese Spring chromosome 2D, IWGSC CS RefSeq v2.1, whole genome shotgun sequence:
- the LOC123049677 gene encoding pathogenesis-related protein 1A-like, with protein MANTRMTIHMCYLTILLLLALLAPPCTPVSDTDDGTNSAGVDGSRRARAEATVADILSAHNAARRTVGVEPLTWSPGIAGYAKDYARSRRADCAPRRSSLFYFGENVAVGKGRRWDGGALVAQWVDEGRRYDYGSGSCAAPAGSSGCARYTQVVWRNTTQLGCGKIVCDSGDTLLVCDYFPPGNYGTGRPY; from the coding sequence ATGGCGAACACAAGGATGACCATTCACATGTGCTACCTCACCATCTTGCTACTGCTTGCATTACTGGCACCACCGTGCACGCCCGTCAGCGACACTGACGACGGCACCAACAGCGCGGGCGTCGACGGAAGTCGCCGTGCGCGCGCCGAGGCCACCGTCGCCGACATTTTGTCGGCGCACAATGCGGCGCGGAGGACGGTCGGGGTGGAGCCCCTGACGTGGAGCCCCGGGATCGCGGGGTACGCCAAGGACTACGCCCGCTCCCGCCGCGCCGACTGCGCACCGCGGCGCTCGTCGCTCTTCTACTTCGGCGAGAACGTAGCCGTGGGCAAAGGCCGTCGCTGGGACGGCGGGGCGCTGGTGGCGCAGTGGGTGGACGAGGGGCGGCGGTACGACTACGGCAGCGGCTCCTGCGCGGCGCCGGCGGGCTCGTCCGGATGCGCGCGGTACACGCAGGTCGTGTGGCGGAACACGACGCAGCTCGGGTGCGGCAAGATTGTGTGCGACTCCGGCGACACGCTGCTCGTCTGCGACTACTTCCCGCCAGGCAACTACGGCACCGGCCGGCCATACTGA
- the LOC123049678 gene encoding pathogenesis-related protein 1-like, which produces MSPFACLAALTLALASLSPAAAISVPGHNPGAAVVPSWTQFLRAHNDARSAVGLPPLKWNLTLELDAMQYANKLRVPCNLSPVPWAADGVYGRNLYWADGHHNATHAVAAWVGERRWYDHRANACAPGKTCGEYTQVVWNTTRELGCGRRTCRNGLDTVAVCEYFPPGNYVGVPPY; this is translated from the coding sequence ATGTCTCCTTTCGCCTGCCTCGCCGCCTTGACCCTCGCACTGGCCTCGCTATCGCCGGCGGCAGCCATCAGCGTCCCCGGCCACAACCCTGGCGCCGCCGTCGTGCCCTCCTGGACGCAGTTCCTGCGGGCGCACAACGACGCGCGCAGCGCAGTCGGCCTGCCGCCGCTGAAGTGGAACTTGACGCTGGAGCTGGACGCCATGCAGTACGCGAACAAGCTCCGCGTCCCCTGCAACCTCTCGCCGGTCCCGTGGGCCGCCGACGGGGTCTACGGGCGGAACCTCTACTGGGCCGACGGGCACCACAACGCGACGCACGCGGTGGCCGCGTGGGTGGGTGAGCGGCGGTGGTACGACCACCGCGCCAACGCCTGCGCCCCGGGGAAGACATGCGGCGAGTACACGCAGGTGGTGTGGAACACCACGCgggagctcggctgcggccgccgcacCTGCCGGAACGGCCTCGACACCGTGGCCGTCTGCGAGTACTTCCCTCCTGGCAACTATGTTGGCGTGCCGCCCTACTGA